The genomic DNA GACGAAGGTGACTGCTTGGTTCACGTCGCGGTGGGTGACGGGGATGCCGGCGTAGGCCAGGCCCCCGATGCCCGCGCTGATGCCGGGGATGATGCGGACCCGGACGCCGTGCTGGACCAGCGTCTGCGCCTCTTCGCCGCCACGGCCAAAGACGAAGGGGTCGCCGCCTTTCAGCCGCAGCACGCGCTTGCCCGCGCGCGCGAGGTCCACCAGCCGCAGCGAGATGTCGCGCTGCTTGGCGGAGGGTTTGCCACCGCGCTTGCCGGCGTAGATGTGCGTCGCCTGTGGCGCCCAGGCGAGGATCGCCTCTTGCACCAGTGCATCGTAGATCACGACGTCCGCCTGCCGCAGGGCGTTCAGCGCATGCAGCGTCAGCAGGCCCGGATCGCCGGGGCCCGCACCGCAGAGCCAGACCCAGCCCGGATGCATCACGGGCCAGTCGTGGGCGGGAAGGGAAAGGTCCTGTGCCATGACCCGGTTATGGCGCGATTGGCGGGCATTGAAAAGCGCGGGATGCGGCATTTCCAAGGGGTCCGCCCACCGCTAGTGTCGCGCCATGACACGCAGACCCGAAGGCCCCTTGCGCCGTGGCTGGACCACCGGCGCCTGCGCCACCGCCGCAACGCGGGCGGCGCTGATGCGGCTGTGGGGCGGCGCGTTTCCCCAGACCGTGCAGATCACCTTGCCCAGGGGCGAGACGCCGGTCTTTGCGGTGGCGCATAGTGCGGCAGGGCCGGGCTGGGCCGAGGTCGGCATCACCAAGGATGCGGGCGACGATCCCGACGTGACGCACGGCGCCTTGATCGTCGTGCGGGTCGCCGCCGGCGCGGGTGGCGTGCAATTCCGTGCGGGTGACGGCGTGGGCACCGTGACCCGCGCCGGTTTGCCGGTTGACGTGGGCGAGCCCGCGATCAATCCGGTGCCACGGCAGATGATGACCGAACAGGTCACAGCGCTTGCCGCCTTGTACGGGCAGATGCCGGATGTGACGCTCACGGTCAGCATCCCCGGCGGGGCCGCGATCGCGCTGAAGACCTGGAACCCGCGCCTTGGGATCGTGGGCGGGCTGTCGGTGCTGGGGACCACGGGCATCGTGCGGCCGTTCAGCTGTGCGGCGTGGATCGCGTCCATCCACCGTGGCATCGATGTGGCGCGGGCGGCGGGACTGACCCATGTCGCAGGTTGTACCGGCGCCACCAGCGAAGCCTCGGTGCAGGCGCTGCACGGTCTGCCGGATCACGCGATGCTCGACATGGGTGATTTCGCGGGGGGCATGCTGAAATATCTGGCGCGGCACCCGGTGCCACGCGTGACCATCGGCGGCGGTATCGGCAAGCTGACCAAGCTCGCGCAGGGGGCGATGGACCTGCATTCCGGCCGCAGTCAGGTGGATTTCGCGGTCCTCGCGGCGCTGAGCGGTCACCCGGAGGTGGCAGAGGCCAACACCGCCTTGCAGGCGCTGCAGATCGCGGGCACACCCTTGGCGCAGGCGGTGGCCGACCGGGCGCTGCAGGTCGTCGATGCGCAATTCGGAGGCGAGATGACATTCGACATCGTGGTGATCGACCGGGCGGGCGCCGTGCTGGCACGGGCGGGCGCATGACGGTCCTGCTGCTGGCCGGCACCGGCGACGCGCGGCAGATCGCCGAGGGTCTGGCGCAGGCGGGTGTCCCGGCGGTGGCCTCGTTTGCGGGTGCCACGCAGCGGGCGCGGCCCTTGCCGCTGGCGACCCGGACCGGCGGCTTTGGCGGAGAGGCGGGGTTCGTGGCCTATCTGGATCAGGCCGGGATCACCGCCGTGCTTGACGCGACACACCCCTTTGCCGACCGCATCACGCGGCGCACGGCGCAGGTCTGTGCCGCGCGCGGCATTCCTTATCTGTATCACCTGCGCCCCGCCTGGCAGCCCGAGGACGGCGACGACTGGCGCGAGATCGCGCGCGAGGAAGACGCCGCAGACCTGATCCCGGTGGGCAGGACGGTGTTTCTGGGCACCGGGCGACAGACCCTCGACCGGTTCGCCAATCTGGCGGGGCGGCGCGTGATCTGTCGCCAGATCGACCCGCCGACGGCGCCGTTCCCCTTCGCAGGGGGTGAGTTCCTGATCGGGCGGCCGCCGTTCTCGGTCGCGCACGAGAGGGACCTGTTCGCCGCCCTCGGGATCGACTGGATCGTAGTCAAGAACGCCGGCGGCGAGGCCAGCCGTACGAAACTGACGGCGGCGCGTGAACTTGGAATCCCGGTGCTGATGATCCGCAGGCCAGACCCACCCGACGCGCCGATGACCGACAGTGTCGACGCCGCAGTTGCCTGGGCCACGGGCCTGTGACGGGGCGGATCATTCAGGGCGATACCTGCGTGGCCGAAGGGGCGGCGTGGCTGGCCGAGACGGACCCTCGGTTTGCCCCTGCCCTGCGCGACTGCAGCCCTTTGCCGTTGCGCCTGCGGCCCGACGGGTTCCCGGCGCTGGTTTCGGCGATCTGTGGCCAGCAGGTCAGTGTCGCGTCGGCGCGCGCGATCTTCGGTCGGCTGCAGGATGCGGGGATGACCTGTCCCGACCGTGTCAGGGCGTCGACCGAAGACGACTTGCGCAGCCTCGGCCTGTCGCGGCCCAAGGCGCGCTATGTGCAGGCGCTGGCCGACGCTGATATTGATTACGACGCCCTGCGGACCCTGCCGACCGAGGATGTCAT from Loktanella sp. M215 includes the following:
- the cobA gene encoding uroporphyrinogen-III C-methyltransferase codes for the protein MAQDLSLPAHDWPVMHPGWVWLCGAGPGDPGLLTLHALNALRQADVVIYDALVQEAILAWAPQATHIYAGKRGGKPSAKQRDISLRLVDLARAGKRVLRLKGGDPFVFGRGGEEAQTLVQHGVRVRIIPGISAGIGGLAYAGIPVTHRDVNQAVTFVTGHDQSGNTPGALDWQSIAKGSQVIVIYMGMKHIAQIAGHLLDAGRNPSEPVAVVTTATTPEQRVLETTLGTVVADIDAAGLEPPAIICIGRSVLMRQVLDWQGMAAGEAPRNLDPLGRGLPAESA
- a CDS encoding cobalt-precorrin-5B (C(1))-methyltransferase; the protein is MTRRPEGPLRRGWTTGACATAATRAALMRLWGGAFPQTVQITLPRGETPVFAVAHSAAGPGWAEVGITKDAGDDPDVTHGALIVVRVAAGAGGVQFRAGDGVGTVTRAGLPVDVGEPAINPVPRQMMTEQVTALAALYGQMPDVTLTVSIPGGAAIALKTWNPRLGIVGGLSVLGTTGIVRPFSCAAWIASIHRGIDVARAAGLTHVAGCTGATSEASVQALHGLPDHAMLDMGDFAGGMLKYLARHPVPRVTIGGGIGKLTKLAQGAMDLHSGRSQVDFAVLAALSGHPEVAEANTALQALQIAGTPLAQAVADRALQVVDAQFGGEMTFDIVVIDRAGAVLARAGA
- a CDS encoding cobalt-precorrin-6A reductase — its product is MTVLLLAGTGDARQIAEGLAQAGVPAVASFAGATQRARPLPLATRTGGFGGEAGFVAYLDQAGITAVLDATHPFADRITRRTAQVCAARGIPYLYHLRPAWQPEDGDDWREIAREEDAADLIPVGRTVFLGTGRQTLDRFANLAGRRVICRQIDPPTAPFPFAGGEFLIGRPPFSVAHERDLFAALGIDWIVVKNAGGEASRTKLTAARELGIPVLMIRRPDPPDAPMTDSVDAAVAWATGL
- a CDS encoding DNA-3-methyladenine glycosylase family protein, encoding MTGRIIQGDTCVAEGAAWLAETDPRFAPALRDCSPLPLRLRPDGFPALVSAICGQQVSVASARAIFGRLQDAGMTCPDRVRASTEDDLRSLGLSRPKARYVQALADADIDYDALRTLPTEDVIATLVRVPGIGLWTAEIYAMFSLGRADVIAPGDLALQEGARMLFDLPTRPTDKALRAMAQDWSPWRSVAARLLWAYYARMTSREGIR